Part of the Quercus robur chromosome 5, dhQueRobu3.1, whole genome shotgun sequence genome, TTGGATCATTAATTAATTAGTGCCTCATTATAAAGAGCTAGTTTCTTACTTTTTTGTGCGTGCTGAATATGCTAGTTTCTTACTTGATTCCTTTAGGTTAAGTCCAAGTCATGGTTTAAAGTTAAACAAATGACATTTTCTTACCTCTTTATTCCAATCAGCTCTTAAGTTTACTATAACAATTGCCACAACTTGAACAGAAAGTCCACATAGGATACCCATCCAAAGCCcctaattaaaatcaaatttcataacTCAAATATTAGTATAGCAAAATACCAAAATTGCTACCAATGTTAGCATTTTTTTGAAGTACAATTTTTGCATCCATATTAGAACAAAACTTGTATGTAACTATTATGAATGAGATAGGGAAAGACCATATGTGACccacttaaatttttatttttatttttatttttattttttttaaaatgtaactAAAGTTGTAGGTACTCAAGAATTCTTTGCCTTTGGTTTTGGctttttttggcttgattgcctTGTGGTACTCTAACTCCATTGGTTCAAAAGAATTCAATTCAAAGGCAAGGCAaggcaatcaagccaaaaaaagccaaagccaaaggtaAAGAATTCTTGGGTACCTACAaaagtctaaactctaaagtGTTGCTTGGTTAGTTTAGAgggaagaaaatagaaaaagtaataGGTAGTAGTCACATGTTGGCCATGTCATTATTAAGGTATGTGTAATGGGTTTATTTAACAAACACATATGAAGCTTATAAATGAGTCTATGCTCGATTTGTTTGGTATTAAACCTTATAGCTCATGGGCTTGttcatgaacaaatttttttgcttgggcttggattgtttattaaacaagcctaaaactaagaCTCAAGTTTGGGTtaattataaacaaacaaatatgaacAAACTTTTTACTGAGCCGAGTCCAAGTTGTTTATGAATATTTACAGCTCTAAGTCTAGGAATTAATGGTggcatgaaaaaaagaaaaaaaaaagaaaaaaaaaaaaagaagtgaatatATGGACTTTTGGGTGTGAGATATTAGTAGTGGAAAATTTTTGGATACTTAAGAAATTTCTCTTCTGGTTGGTACCGTTGCaagattttctttaattatttggCTATTGAGTAAATGGTACATGAAAATATGTTTTAGGTGATATTTAAGTATTTTAGAGGAAATGTTAGGGAGGAGTGCATATTGTGGTATGACAGTTAAGGTAAATAAGTTTCTCCTAATTCGTTTTATTTTTGCTTATACTATTGTATTATTAGCTACtgaatattattttacaaatgtaacaatgtttattttaattgtgttagctatatatatttaatataaagaataaggaatcatcaaaaatatatttaatttctatatatataattttacgcAAGTAGTTGAATGagatatattttttcttaaattatgtTTTCGAATAATCTGACTATGCTCTGAATCTCTGATACCTAACCAATGAAAGTTATTCATTAATATCGAAACTAGTTTCATCTATGGCATCACAAGCTTATCGTGTTTTTGGACCTAGCTAATGAGAGATATATATTAGCATCTAACTAATTTCATCAAAATCTGATGCCTAGTCACAAGGATATAACATGACCATAGTCATATatataagattgttaagaatgtGAATATCTTTGAATATATGAACTAAAACTTGTTATGTTTTTGGAATccacattatatatattataaatttaatacatGTGAAATATTTGACCTTATGCACAATGTATTATTTTGTCAAACTATATGCTTGTTTCAACtagttaggatttttttttttttttttttttagaaataattacaatatgctgctaaccccgcagctcgaaccctttctcccctagacccccaagcactttgtgcatggggaggtgccaattcagctagTTAGGATTTGattacttattgagttatcaACTCACCCCTCTTTCCCCTTCCAAATTCTGATCTTGAAGAGTAGCATGTTTATGGGCTTCTGCTGGGATGTGCGCATGAGTGAAGTTTAGGATTTGCTACAATAAGATTTGgaattttatgtttaaaaattatcttttgTTTAGATTCTTAGTCTTATGAGATTTAGTCTCTTTTTAGTAGTGAtggagattattattattttgtacttttgtgcttaatttgatttgatttaataTGGCAATTTTCGAGGTATATTATTGCTCTCTGAAGGCATTGCATGCTTATAAGGTGAAAAAACTAGTAAGTGTGTGGCTATTGTTGTGTGCTCAGACCTCTTGGTTAGGTTTAGGGCGTGACAATATTTATGATATAAGAGACAACTAGATAACCTTATGTGGGCTCAAAGACActacaaagtgggccctaacgagaaTGAcggggatttaagtgggggaggaCTATGCATTAACAACTCTTGTTTGGTTCTAAAAAGTGGCGTATTCACTTTTCATTTTCCCTCTTTCTgtattcaaattctaaaattgaatatatacataaaaagaaaaaaagaaaaaaagaccaatttttaaatttgaaaatgttttgtaagttattttaaatacataatttaggtATAAAATTTATCATACATGCTTTAgtactgttttctttttttcttttttcttttttctttttttaagttactCTTTTCACTTGCACACACTCAAATCAATTAGGTGCGGCCCTttgcattttcacaatatttacgGAATTACCACTATATTCGTTTTCTATGAAAATGAATAcactaaaaaaatgttttcattttttgtattcaaatccaACTTTTAAGATACTAAAAATCAAAACCGAGTACAAATTCTtaaaccaaacaagttttttgtgGTGAGTTCcaatgaaaactgaaaataaaaacaaaaaacaccaCGTTTTTTAGCTAACCAAACAACCTCTTAATGTGAATTTAAGTTATACTCCATTTGGTTAAGGAGAAATTTAGGAAAAGAATATTGACTCTAAGAACTTATACAACAACCCTTAGTCCCGAGTTTTTGGGGCTGGCactcttaaaacatataatACCAGAAAAACATCCACTCAACCAAACCTAATATAACTAGTTACTAGTTTAGTTTAGTTGAGATGAGGAtttcttttagttttcaaaCCACAATAACACATGACattcaaaattgtaattttctttccaCACTTCTTTTAACAACCAGATGGAgggttatcaaaaaaagaaaaaagaaaaaagaaaaaagaaaaaaggagagtTATCAAACGTGTTCAAGAATACaaactaaaattataaatagCTTAGGGTGGAATAAGGATTTCCAGTGGCAAGCCTATTTTCTACATATTACTGCTTGCTAAGAATTAATATGATAAAATTACATTACTAATCAACACTTTCTTATCCTCCTAACTGGGCTTCCACCCTCCCTCATATGCCAGCTGCTCTTCCCAATCTCTCCCTCAAAATCTTCACTGCCATGTACCTAAATATCATCcccaaaaacatattaaaaagaggggaaaatatatttcaacattactataattttttttttttttggttctttttctttctttcttttctcttctacttcttttttattttattttattttattttttaagaagggAAAATTTTGATGCAAAAAATGATTATTAGTAGTACCTGCCCATCATCATTACAGTGGCTTGAGGATTTGTGCCTGGGGATTCACTAAATGTTGAGCCATCAACAATACGGAGCCTGTGAACACCAAGAACCTTGTACTCAGGGTTGACAACCTTGCCCACATGGCACCCACCATGGTAGTGCCAAATTGTGATCACAGTGTCTTTGCAAAACTGCTCCATGGACTTAGTGTCATTAGTATGCCTAGGTATAAGGTTCACACTAGCCTTGACACTCATGTTAAGTATTTTATCCACAGTTTCCTTGTTACACCTTGTGAAGTTTGTTACATGTTCTGACTGTGCAATCTTCGTGGCCATGCGAATTCCATCAACGCAGCGTTGAAGATCATACGGATGTTTGAAGTAGTTGAAGGTGACAGAGGGGTTATCATCAACATTGGTGTTGATCAGGTTGAGCTCACCTGTTGATAAGGGATTGGCAATCTTTTCTAGAATGAAGCCTCCCTTGAACGCTTCATGAGGTAAGTTCCGCTTGTTTTTTATGTATTCTTGAACGGCCTCTGGTGTTCTTTGCTTTGGTGGGATTGTGGAGAGCTGCCCAATCTGGTCACACCACAAAATGCAATTCATAGTGAATATTTTCATAATCAAAGAAATTTCAAGGAAGAATGTTAGTTTGACTTTCTAGACAATGTTTTCAATTAATACTTGACAGCTCCAATGTTGTTAAAAATCATGCTTTAGTTCCTAGACCTTGGTGCTTACCTCGGCTGACACGATACCATGGTGGCAGTGAATGCTATCGTTGGATTGTCCAAATCCGCTGCTAGCTTCAATGTACACACCCTTCTTTGTAATCCCCACAGTTTGTATGAGTGACTGCTCAACTGGCCTATTAGAGGGAACAAATATTGTGTTCATGGGGTTATCAGCCATGCCTTTCCCAACAAACTTGTTATTAAGCACTACTGGAATGTTGAGCTTTTTAAGATCAGCTTTTGGTCCAATTCCACTTAGCAGTAGCATTTGAGGCGTCCCAATTGCTCCACAAGACAATATGATTTCACTCTTTGCCTTATTTACGAGAACTGCTTGATGTTGGTTACCATTTTCATCTTTGAAAATGACCCCCACAGCCTTTGGTTGCTTTCCTGTATTAGACATTATCATCTCATTAGTGCTATGTATATGATCAAATTCTAACAAACTTGAAGTTCGCCTTACTTCTTTTCATTAGAAAGTTATAGAGAAAGTTGTGACCAAATGCCTAGACAGTGTACATAACATATAGATATAAGTCCAATTGAAGATGCTGACATACCTGTTGTGTCGAATACAATCTTTTGGACAGAGGCATGAATCAATACAGTGAGCTTCCGAGGGTTCCCAGAAGAAAGTAGTTCAGCAGC contains:
- the LOC126725116 gene encoding protein HOTHEAD; the protein is MASVGAVKLFFCFVLWLSNILSSCQGKENFYENQYPFIRRASSFSSSSSSSSSGGDNVYDYIIVGGGTAGCPLAATLSQNFSVLLLERGGVPFSNSNVSFLQNFHIALADTSPTSVSQFFISTDGVLNARARVLGGGTCINAGFYTRANARFIKRRGWDAKLVNESYPWVEKQIVHRPKLAPLQRAVRDSLLDIGVSPFNGFTYDHIYGTKIGGTIFDRFGHRHTAAELLSSGNPRKLTVLIHASVQKIVFDTTGKQPKAVGVIFKDENGNQHQAVLVNKAKSEIILSCGAIGTPQMLLLSGIGPKADLKKLNIPVVLNNKFVGKGMADNPMNTIFVPSNRPVEQSLIQTVGITKKGVYIEASSGFGQSNDSIHCHHGIVSAEIGQLSTIPPKQRTPEAVQEYIKNKRNLPHEAFKGGFILEKIANPLSTGELNLINTNVDDNPSVTFNYFKHPYDLQRCVDGIRMATKIAQSEHVTNFTRCNKETVDKILNMSVKASVNLIPRHTNDTKSMEQFCKDTVITIWHYHGGCHVGKVVNPEYKVLGVHRLRIVDGSTFSESPGTNPQATVMMMGRYMAVKILRERLGRAAGI